In Rosa chinensis cultivar Old Blush chromosome 1, RchiOBHm-V2, whole genome shotgun sequence, a genomic segment contains:
- the LOC112191232 gene encoding protein FAR1-RELATED SEQUENCE 9-like, with the protein MYPLIFAPLVGVNNHGQTIILACAFLSNETTNSFDWFFKEFLDAMPGDALRMIITDQDPTMVKAISKVLPQTFHRYIWAFLIFIQLVDRLPDQYILKRWMKSRKAETVLDDVGVEITDNRDLLARRSRLCQYAIDVIDKNMGSEEASGLFLDSLKSVPEKYNSMMADGETVKSAIVPVEQKSLSSQHIYNEPTQVRAKGCGKRLKAGKEKGRLKAAKKANGKERIQVTQVQMRKSIPAHELMSLQ; encoded by the exons ATGTATCCGTTGATCTTTGCACCTTTGGTGGGAGTAAATAATCATGGGCAGACAATAATTTTGGCTTGTGCATTCTTAAGCAACGAGACAACTAATTCTTTTGATTGGTTCTTTAAAGAATTTTTAGATGCAATGCCTGGTGATGCTCTGAGGATGATTATTACTGATCAAGATCCAACAATGGTGAAAGCTATCTCTAAAGTACTCCCACAGACATTTCACAG ATATATTTGGGCATTTCTCATATTTATACAACTTGTTGATAGATTGCCAGATCAATACATCTTAAAGAGGtggatgaaatcaagaaaagctGAGACAGTTCTTGATGATGTCGGTGTGGAGATAACAGATAATAGAGATTTGCTTGCCAGGCGGAGTCGGTTATGCCAATATGCTATAGATGTAATTGATAAGAATATGGGTAGCGAAGAAGCAAGTGGTTTGTTTTTAGATTCATTAAAGAGTGTTCCAGAGAAGTATAATTCCATGATGGCTGATGGTGAGACTGTTAAGTCTGCAATAGTGCCAGTTGAACAAAAAAGTCTTTCTTCTCAACACATTTATAATGAACCTACTCAAGTAAGGGCCAAAGGATGTGGGAAAAGATTGAAGGCAGGGAAAGAGAAGGGCAGATTGAAAGCAGCAAAGAAGGCAAATGGTAAAG AGAGGATACAAGTGACCCAAGTACAGATGAGGAAGAGTATTCCAGCACATGAGTTGATGAGTCTGCAATAG